In Rhodamnia argentea isolate NSW1041297 chromosome 4, ASM2092103v1, whole genome shotgun sequence, the following proteins share a genomic window:
- the LOC115750985 gene encoding putative chloride channel-like protein CLC-g — protein sequence MTTESNGDPESLTQPLLTLQRSTINSTSQVAIVGANVCPIESLDYEIAENDFFKQDWRTRGKIQIFQYIFMKWLLCFLIGGIVGVIGFCINLAVENLAGIKFVITSDMMLERRFGMAFLVFSLSNFGLTFFAALITALVSPAATGSGIPEVKAYLNGVDAPGIFTLRTLFVKIIGSISAVSSSLLVGKAGPLVHTGACIASLLGQGGSKKYGLTWKWLRYFKNDRDRRDLVTCGSAAGIAAAFRAPVGGLLFALEEMASWWRSALVWRAFFTTAVVAIVLRALIDVCMSGKCGLFGKGGLIMYDVTSSNVAYHIVDVPPVLLLGIIGGFLGSLYNFLLEKVLRVYNLINEKGIAYKIALACWISIFTSCLLFGLPWLASCRVCPTDAGEACPTIGRSGNYKKFQCPPGHYNDLASLIFNTNDDAIKNLFSKGTDDEFHYSSIIIFFVTCFFLSILSYGIVAPAGLFVPVIVTGASYGRFVGMLVGAHSNLNHGLFAVLGAASFLGGSMRMTVSLCVILLELTNNLLLLPLMMVVLLISKTVADAFNGNIYDLIMKAKGFPYLETHAEPYMRQLTVGDVVSGPLQLFHGIEKVANVVHLLRTTRHNGFPVIDEPPHSESPFLYGLILRAHLTELIKKKAFLTDPVPADIDAFKQISAEDFMKRGLGHYNLIEDIELTEEEMEMFLDLHPFTNASPYTVVETMSLAKALILFREVGLRHLLVIPKISGRSPVVGILTRHDFMPEHVLALHPTLVRSRWKRLRLQFPRLFKLF from the exons ATGACGACTGAATCGAATGGAGACCCAGAATCGCTCACGCAGCCATTACTCACCTTGCAAAGATCCACCATAAACTCCACTTCACAGGTGGCCATTGTTGGAGCCAACGTGTGCCCGATTGAGAGCCTTGATTATGA GATtgcagaaaatgattttttcaagcAAGATTGGAGGACAAGAGGGAAGATCCAGATTTTCCAGTACATTTTTATGAAGTGGTTGTTGTGCTTTTTGATTGGTGGGATTGTTGGTGTTATTGGGTTCTGCATCAACCTTGCTGTTGAGAACCTTGCAGGAATTAAGTTCGTGATCACTTCAGATATGATGTTGGAACGCAG GTTTGGAATggcctttcttgttttttctctttccaatttCGGGCTCACTTTTTTTGCGGCCCTTATCACAGCATTGGTGTCACCAGCTGCTACTGGTTCGGGTATTCCAGAAGTTAAGGCTTACCTCAATGGTGTGGATGCACCAGGAATTTTTACATTGAGAACGTTATTTGTGAAG ATTATTGGGAGCATTTCTGCAGTGTCATCATCTCTTCTTGTTGGCAAGGCTGGACCCTTGGTCCACACTGGTGCTTGTATCGCATCACTATTGGGTCAAGGTGGGTCAAAGAAATATGGTTTAACTTGGAAGTGGCTTCGGTATTTCAAGAACGATCGAGATCGGCGAGACCTTGTAACATGTGGATCAGCTGCTGGAATTGCTGCCGCATTTCGTGCCCCGGTTGGTGGTTTGCTGTTCGCCCTTGAAGAGATGGCATCTTG GTGGAGAAGTGCACTGGTGTGGAGAGCTTTCTTTACTACAGCTGTAGTGGCAATCGTGCTAAGGGCTCTCATTGATGTCTGTATGAGTGGGAAATGTGGGCTCTTTGGTAAAGGAGGGTTGATAATGTACGATGTTACCTCGTCAAATGTTGCCTATCACATTGTAGATGTTCCTCCCGTACTTCTCCTTGGGATAATAGGTGGATTTTTGGGTAGCTTGTATAACTTCTTGCTGGAGAAGGTTCTTCGTGTCTACAACCTCATCAACGA AAAGGGCATTGCCTACAAAATTGCACTTGCTTGCTGGATTTCAATCTTCACGTCGTGTCTCCTGTTTGGACTACCGTGGCTGGCATCTTGTCGAGTTTGTCCGACAGATGCTGGAGAAGCCTGTCCAACAATAGGCCGATCTGGCAACTACAAGAAGTTTCAATGTCCTCCTGGACATTACAACGACCTTGCCAGCCTAATATTTAACACCAATGATGatgcaataaaaaatctctTTAGCAAGGGCACGGACGATGAGTTCCATTACTCTTCTATAATTATATTCTTTGTCACTTGTTTTTTCTTGAGTATACTTAGCTATGGCATTGTCGCTCCTGCTGGCCTTTTTGTTCCAGTAATAGTTACTGGCGCATCTTATGGGCGTTTTGTTGGAATGTTGGTTGGTGCTCATTCCAATCTTAACCATGGTCTTTTTGCTGTGCTGGGTGCTGCTTCTTTTCTTGGTGGATCTATGAGGATGACAGTTTCTCTGTGTGTAATCCTTTTGGAACTGACAAACAATCTGTTGTTGCTGCCCTTGATGATGGTGGTTCTTCTTATTTCAAAGACGGTAGCTGATGCTTTCAACGGCAACATCTATGACCTTATAATGAAAGCAAAGGGCTTTCCTTACCTTGAGACCCATGCCGAGCCATATATGAGACAACTAACGGTTGGTGATGTAGTGAGCGGGCCCCTTCAGCTGTTTCATGGCATTGAGAAGGTCGCTAATGTGGTACACCTGTTGCGAACTACCAGGCACAACGGGTTTCCTGTAATTGATGAACCTCCACATTCAGAGTCCCCCTTTCTGTATGGGTTGATTCTACGTGCTCATCTGACAGAGCTTATAAAGAAGAAAGCTTTTTTGACTGATCCAGTTCCGGCAGATATTGATGCCTTCAAGCAGATTTCAGCGGAGGATTTCATGAAGAGGGGATTGGGTCATTATAATTTGATAGAAGATATAGAATTGActgaagaagagatggagatgTTCTTGGATTTACATCCATTTACTAATGCTTCACCTTACACGGTCGTGGAGACGATGTCACTTGCGAAGGCTCTTATACTTTTCCGGGAAGTTGGATTGAGACATCTGCTGGTGATACCTAAAATCTCTGGC AGATCGCCTGTGGTGGGCATTTTAACAAGACATGATTTTATGCCTGAGCACGTGTTGGCATTGCACCCGACTCTTGTTAGGAGCAGATGGAAGAGATTAAGACTACAGTTTCCCCGCCTATTCAAACTATTTTAG